The following proteins are encoded in a genomic region of Streptomyces collinus Tu 365:
- a CDS encoding GDSL-type esterase/lipase family protein, whose amino-acid sequence MLRFMPVGDSMTIGSAGEHTWRYRLWQHLCTSYDGPFTFVGPRETLYDKEADAPTSLDYAEPRFPRAHLAGWGEGWLHMAPLIGEAVRTCRADVLLVSLGLIDLGFYTNAEQTAENVRAFVAEARAAAPRTRMVLLPVIPNVRAELDAPFAEQVDRFNVLLAKAVADLDEPRSPLLLASPPESYDIHADTYDGTHPNESGEHRIAGAFAGAMWEAWGFGQAYAAGTD is encoded by the coding sequence ATGCTCAGGTTCATGCCCGTAGGTGACTCCATGACGATCGGGAGCGCCGGCGAGCACACGTGGCGTTACCGACTGTGGCAGCACCTGTGCACGTCGTACGACGGACCCTTCACCTTCGTCGGCCCGCGCGAGACCCTGTACGACAAAGAGGCCGACGCCCCGACCTCCCTCGACTACGCCGAACCGCGCTTCCCACGGGCCCACCTGGCCGGCTGGGGCGAGGGCTGGCTGCACATGGCCCCGCTGATCGGCGAAGCGGTGCGCACCTGCAGGGCGGACGTGCTGCTCGTCTCCCTCGGCCTCATCGACCTGGGCTTCTACACCAACGCGGAGCAGACGGCCGAGAACGTGCGGGCCTTCGTCGCCGAGGCGCGCGCGGCGGCCCCACGCACCCGGATGGTGCTGCTGCCGGTGATCCCGAACGTCCGCGCCGAACTGGACGCCCCCTTCGCCGAGCAGGTGGACCGGTTCAACGTCCTGCTCGCGAAGGCGGTCGCCGACCTGGACGAGCCCCGGTCCCCGCTCCTGCTGGCCTCGCCGCCGGAGTCGTACGACATCCACGCGGACACGTACGACGGCACGCACCCCAACGAGAGCGGCGAACACCGGATCGCGGGGGCCTTCGCGGGGGCGATGTGGGAGGCGTGGGG